From the genome of Engraulis encrasicolus isolate BLACKSEA-1 unplaced genomic scaffold, IST_EnEncr_1.0 scaffold_80_np1212, whole genome shotgun sequence, one region includes:
- the aldoaa gene encoding aldolase a, fructose-bisphosphate, a: MPHSYPFLSTEQKKELSDIAQRIVAPGKGILAADESTGSVAKRFQSINADNTEENRRLYRQLLFTADEIEPCIGGVIFFHETLYQKTDDGKPFPQLVKERGMVVGIKVDKGVVPLAGTNGETTTQGLDGLYERCAQYKKDGADFAKWRCVLKITDNTPSNLAIIENANVLARYASICQMHGIVPIVEPEILPDGDHDLARCQYITEKVLAAVYKALSDHHVYLEGTLLKPNMVTAGHSSGQKNAPQEIAMATVTALRRTVPPAVPGVTFLSGGQSEEEATLNLNAMNQCPLGRPWALTFSYGRALQASALKAWSGKPENSKACQQEFIMRAKNNSQAALGKYVSKGDSGAAAGESLYVANHAY, encoded by the exons ATGCCTCACTCGTACCCATTCCTGAGCACTGAGCAGAAGAAGGAGCTGTCGGACATCGCCCAGAGGATCGTTGCCCCCGGAAAAGGCATCCTCGCAGCTGACGAGTCCACAG GAAGCGTTGCTAAGCGATTCCAGAGCATCAATGCCGACAACACAGAGGAGAACCGCCGCCTGTACCGGCAGCTGCTCTTCACAGCGGACGAGATCGAGCCCTGCATCGGCGGCGTGATCTTCTTCCACGAGACGCTCTACCAGAAGACGGACGACGGCAAGCCCTTCCCCCAGCTGGTCAAGGAGCGCGGCATGGTGGTGGGCATCAAGGTGGACAAGGGCGTTGTGCCCCTCGCCGGCACCAACGGAGAGACCACCACCCAgg gtCTGGATGGCCTGTATGAGCGCTGTGCCCAGTACAAGAAGGACGGTGCCGACTTCGCCAAGTGGCGCTGCGTGCTGAAGATCACAGACAACACCCCCTCCAACCTCGCCATCATCGAGAACGCCAACGTGCTCGCACGCTACGCCAGCATCTGCCagatg cATGGAATCGTGCCCATCGTTGAGCCTGAGATTCTTCCTGACGGAGACCACGACCTCGCCAGGTGCCAGTACATCACCGAgaag GTGCTGGCGGCGGTCTACAAGGCGCTGTCTGACCACCACGTCTACCTGGAGGGCACCCTGCTGAAGCCCAACATGGTGACGGCCGGCCACTCCAGCGGCCAGAAGAACGCCCCCCAGGAGATCGCCATGGCGACCGTCACCGCCCTGCGACGCACCGTGCCCCCCGCAGTGCCCG GCGTGACGTTCCTGTCCGGTGGCCAGAGTGAGGAGGAGGCCACCCTGAACCTGAACGCCATGAACCAGTGTCCCCTGGGCCGGCCCTGGGCCCTGACCTTCAGCTACGGCCGCGCCCTGCAGGCCTCCGCCCTCAAGGCCTGGAGCGGCAAGCCCGAGAACAGCAAAGCCTGCCAGCAGGAGTTCATCATGCGAGCAAag aataacAGCCAGGCTGCGCTGGGCAAGTACGTCTCCAAGGGCGACAGCGGAGCTGCGGCTGGAGAGTCTCTCTACGTAGCCAACCACGCCTActaa
- the LOC134444878 gene encoding uncharacterized protein LOC134444878, which yields MRPVILLALLFSMCGAQTRSTQKESQDTGAVAAEISTQLDVSAELKELRDMVVELRVMLRYTQGEVEVLETENAAMKTRLTVTETEVTHLKMENEATVTELKEHREELAALKTRLNEGETEVMNLKKENVELKTRLAATETDVENLETEIKAAPKVAFSAALPSSEFTEAGSNDLNLVFSRIITNVGQAYSSVSGFFRAPVRGLYYFRFTVMEEH from the exons ATGAGGCCTGTCATCTTACTGGCGCTGctgttctccatgtgtggagctcagACTCGGAGCACCCAGAAAGAGAGCCAGGACACTGGGGCTGTTGCTGCCGAAATCTCTACCCAGCTGGATGtctctgctgagctgaaggaactcagagacatggtggtggagctgaggGTAATGCTAAGATATACTCAAGGTGAGGTAGAGGTACTGGAGACTGAAAATGCAGCAATGAAGACCAGGCTGACAGTCACTGAGACTGAAGTGACACATCTGAAGATGGAAAACGAAGCCACTGTGACCGAACTAAAGGAGCATAGGGAGGAGCTGGCAGCTCTGAAGACCAGGCTGAATGAGGGTGAAACTGAAGTGATGAACCTGAAGAAAGAAAATGTGGAACTCAAGACCAGACTGGCAGCCACGGAGACTGATGTAGAGAATCTGGAGACAGAGATCAaagcagcacccaaggtggcaTTCTCAGCAGCTCTACCTAGCTCGGAATTCACAGAGGCTGGGAGTAATGACCTGAACTTGGTCTTTAGTAGAATTATCACTAATGTTGGACAGGCCTACAGCAGTGTGTCAGGCTTCTTCAGAGCTCCAGTCAGGGGGCTCTACTACTTCAGATTCACTGTTATGGAGGAAC ATTAG